TGGGCGAGATGATCCCGGGCGACCCGCTCGGAGAGTTCCTGTCGCCGCAGGTGCGGCTCTGGCTGCAGCTTCTCTTCGCGACACCGGTCGCCGTCTGGGCGGCCTGGCCGTTCTACGAGCGCGCCGTGGTCTCGGTGAGGAACCGTAGCCTCAATATGTTCACCCTGATCGGGCTCGGCGTCGGCGTCGCCTACGGCTACAGCCTGGTCGCGGCTTTCTTCCCCAATCTGCTGCCGCACACGATGCGGCATGGCGGAGTCGGTGGGTCGGTACCGGTCTATTTCGAAGCGGCGGCGGTGATTACCGCCCTGGTGCTGCTCGGCCAGGTGCTCGAGCTGCGCGCGCGCGGCGAGACGGGCTCGGCGTTGAAGAAGCTCCTCGGTCTTCAGGCGACCTCCGCGCGGCGGATCGCCGCCGACGGCAGCGAGGCGGACGTGCCGCTCGCCGAGGTCCGGGTGGGCGACCGACTGCGGGTCCGACCGGGCGAGAAGATCCCGGTGGACGGCCTGGTCCTCGACGGACGCAGCGCGGTGGACGAATCGATGGTCTCCGGCGAGCCGATTCCGGTCGAGAAGGTGGCGGGCGCGAAGGTGGTCGGCGCCACCGTCAACGGCACGGGCGGCCTCGTCATCCGCGCCGAGAGAGTCGGCGGAGAGACGCTCCTCGCCCGCATCGTCGCCATGGTCGCCACGGCGCAGCGCAGCCGGGCACCGATCCAGAAGCTCGCCGACCGGATCTCGGCCGTCTTCGTACTGACGGTGCTGGCGGTCGCTGCAGTGACCTTCGCGCTCTGGTCGATGCTCGGGCCCGAGCCGCGCCTCGCGCACGCCCTGGTCAACGCGGTCGCGGTGCTGATCATCGCCTGCCCTTGCGCTCTCGGGCTCGCGACTCCGATGTCGATCATGGTGGCGATGGGGCGGGGCGCCTCGATGGGCGTCCTGTTTCGCAACGCCGAGGCGATCGAGCTCCTGGGCAGCGTCGATACGCTGGTCGTCGACAAGACCGGAACTCTCACCGAGGGCAGGCCGAAGCTCACCGACTTCGCGCTCGCCCCCGGCTTCTCCGCGTTGGGCGAGAGAGAGCTCCTCGGCCTCGTCGCCGGCCTCGAGCTGGCGAGCGAGCATCCGTTGGCGGCGGCGATCGTCGGCGGTGCGCGGGAGCGCGGAGCCCGTCCGGCACTCATGGCGGAGAACGAGAGCTTCGACTCGGTCACCGGAAAGGGCGTGCAGGGGACGGTTTCGGGCCATCGGCTGCTGGTCGGCAACCGAGCGCTGCTCGAGGGCGCCGGCGTCGATCCCGCGCCGCTCGTCGCCGCGGCCGCGGCGCTGCGGACCGCGGGAAAGACCGTGATGTTCGTCGCCGTCGATGACCAGGCTGCGGCGCTCGCGGCGGTCGCCGATCCGGTGAAGGGCTCGACGCCGGAGGCGATTCGCGCACTTTCGGCGGAAGGCATCCGGATCGTCATGCTGACCGGCGACAGCCGAGCGACCGCCGAGGCGGTGGCGAAGGGGCTGGGGATCGACGAGGTGATCGCAGAGGTGTTGCCTGACCAGAAGCTCGCGGTGATCGAGCGTCTCGAGAAGGAGGGGCGGAAGGTCGCCATGGCGGGCGACGGCGTGAACGACGCTCCGGCGCTGGCGCGCGCCCGGGTCGGCATCGCGATGGGCACCGGCACCGACGTCGCCATGGAATCCGCCGGCGTGACGCTCGTGAAGGGGGATCTCGGGGGGATCGTGCGCGCCCGGCGGCTGTCGCACGCGACGATGCGGAACATCCGCCAGAACCTCTTCTGGGCCTTCGCCTACAACGCCGCCGGCGTGCCGATCGCCGCCGGGATCCTCTATCCCTGGACCGGCTGGCTGCTCTCCCCCATGCTCGCCGCCGCCGCGATGAGCTTCTCCTCGGTGACCGTGATCGCGAACGCGCTCCGCCTGCGCCGTGCCGCGCTCGATTCGCCCGCTGGCGCCACCGCCGTTTCCTCTCAGCGCTGATGCCAGGGGGTCGCTTCGTGACCTCTCTCGAATCGCGTCCTTGGCTCTCGCGGCCCGCCTTCTGGAAGGGCCGGGGCGCCCGGCTCTTGGTGGGGCTCCCTCTGGTGCTCAATTCGGCCTGCGCCTCGGTCGACGCCAGGCCGTCGTTCGACAGCGTGGCGGCGACGGTTGCGGAACGCTCCGGAGCCCAGCCGGTCTGGTCGCGGACCGCCGCGGACGATGAAGCCACCGAGCGCGCGGCCCGGGAGCTGCTGGAAGCGCCGCTCGACGACGCTGCGGCGGCCCGGATCGCGCTCCTGCGCAATCGGGCGCTGATCGGGGAGATCGAGGAGCTGGGCATCGCCCGGGCGGACTATGCCCAGGCGACGCGCCTCGTGAATCCGACGCTCGCGGCCTCCCGCCGGACCTCGGGCTCGGCGCCCGGGAGCAACGTCGAGGTCGCGCTGGTCGCCGACCTGCTCGACGTGCTGGTCCAGCCGGCCCGCGCCCGCCTCGCGGCCGTGGAGTTCGAAGCGGCCAGGCTCCGGCTGGGGCAGACGATGCTCGATCTGGTGGCCGATGCCCGCACCGGCTACGTCGTTCTGGTCGCTGCCGAGGAGAGCCTCGAACGGGTCGCGCTGGTGCGCGATCTCACGCGGGCCGCCGCCAAGCTCGCCCGCCGGCAGGCTGCCGCGGGAAACCTCGCAGAGCGGGACGTCGCCCTCTTCGAGGCCGAGGAGGCGGAGGCGACGATCGACCTCACCCGGGCGGAGGTCGAGGCCGGCGGCGCTCGCGAGCGGTTCAAAGTTCTCCTCGGCCTGAGGCAGGAGGGCCCCGCCTGGTCGGTCGCGCGGCACCTGCCGGCGCTGCCCGGTGCGGAGCCCGATCTGACGGGTCTCGAACAGCAGGCGCTCGCGAACCGGCTCGACCTCGACGCGGCGCGTTTCGGCGTCGATCTGGTCGGTCGGGCCCTCTCCCTGAAGAGGGGAACGCGCTTCTTTCCGGTCGGCGTCGAAGTCGGCTTCAGTCGCGAGACAGAGCTCGACGGTGTTCGCCTCGAAGGGCCGCAGATCGCCATTGCCCTGCCGATCTTCGACACCGGAGCCGCCTCGATCGCCCGGCTCGAAGCCGAGGAGCGGCGCGCACGCCGGCAACTCGAAGGGCTCGCGCTCGAGATCGCTTCGGAGGTGCGGGTGCGCCGCCAAGAGCTCCTCGGAGCCCGCTCGCTGGTCGAGACCTATGAAGGAGTGCTCCTGCCGAAGCGCCGCGCGATCCTCGAGCAGACGCTCCTGCACTACAACATGATGCTCGAGGGCGTTTACGACCTGCTGCGCGCGCGTCGCGAAGAGACCGGGTCGGCGCTCGCCGCGACCGCGGCGTTGCGCGAGTACTGGCTTGCCAGGATCGGGCTCGAGCGCGCCATCGGCGCACGCCTGATCGATGCCACCCCAACGACGACCGATCCTTCCTCTGGAGGCGCGCGATGATCTCCCGCAGAACCTGGCTCTCGCGTGCCGCGCTGATCGCCTCCGGCGCCGCGTTGGTGGATCGGGCCCGCGTGGCCCTCGGTGGAGGCGCAGCCTGGGCGCAAGAGCCGCACGCCGGGCACTCGCAGCCGGAGGTGCCCCCGGCGACCGACCCGCGGTCGGTCCACACGCCAGCGCCCCCGCCGGCGCGGGTCGCGTCGGGAAATCTCCCCTACACCCCGGTCATCACACCGAACGGTTCGACGCTGCCGTTCGTGATGAAGGACGGCGTCAAGGAGTTTCATCTCGTCGCCGAGCCGGTCGAAGTCGAGTTCGCTCCCGGGATGAAGGTCAACGCCTGGGGCTACAACGGCTCGGCTCCCGGACCCACGATCGAGGCAGTCGAGGGAGATCGCGTCCGGTTCGTGGTCGAGAATCGTCTGCCGGAGCACACCACCATCCACTGGCACGGCATTCTGCTCCCGGCGGGGATGGACGGCGTCGGGGGACTCAACCAGCCGCAGATCCAGCCGGGCGAGACCTACGTCTACGAGTTCACGCTGCGCCAGCACGGCACGCACCTCTATCATCCGCACGCCGACGAGATGGTGCAGATGGCGATGGGCATGATGGGTTTCTTCATCATCCATCCGCGCCGGCCCGAGCGCCGGATCGATCGCGACTTCTGCCTCTTTCCGCACATGTTTTACGTGCGGCCGGGCACGAAGACTCCCGACGCCGCGGTCATGCTCGACTTCAATCTCTTCACCTTCAACGGCAAGGTCTATCCCGGCACGGAGGCGCTGGTCTGCAGGCTGGGCGACCGCACCCGCATCCGGCTCGCGAACCTGAGCATGACGAGCCACCCCATCCACCTGCACGGCCATCAGATGTGGGTCACCGAGACCGACGGCGGGCAGATCCCGCGCTCCGCCTGGTGGCCGGAGACGACGGTGAACGTCTTTCCCGGCACCACGCGCGCCTTCGAGTTCGTCGCCGACAACCCTGGAGACTGGGCACTGCATTGCCACAAG
The Thermoanaerobaculia bacterium DNA segment above includes these coding regions:
- a CDS encoding copper-translocating P-type ATPase, with the protein product GEMIPGDPLGEFLSPQVRLWLQLLFATPVAVWAAWPFYERAVVSVRNRSLNMFTLIGLGVGVAYGYSLVAAFFPNLLPHTMRHGGVGGSVPVYFEAAAVITALVLLGQVLELRARGETGSALKKLLGLQATSARRIAADGSEADVPLAEVRVGDRLRVRPGEKIPVDGLVLDGRSAVDESMVSGEPIPVEKVAGAKVVGATVNGTGGLVIRAERVGGETLLARIVAMVATAQRSRAPIQKLADRISAVFVLTVLAVAAVTFALWSMLGPEPRLAHALVNAVAVLIIACPCALGLATPMSIMVAMGRGASMGVLFRNAEAIELLGSVDTLVVDKTGTLTEGRPKLTDFALAPGFSALGERELLGLVAGLELASEHPLAAAIVGGARERGARPALMAENESFDSVTGKGVQGTVSGHRLLVGNRALLEGAGVDPAPLVAAAAALRTAGKTVMFVAVDDQAAALAAVADPVKGSTPEAIRALSAEGIRIVMLTGDSRATAEAVAKGLGIDEVIAEVLPDQKLAVIERLEKEGRKVAMAGDGVNDAPALARARVGIAMGTGTDVAMESAGVTLVKGDLGGIVRARRLSHATMRNIRQNLFWAFAYNAAGVPIAAGILYPWTGWLLSPMLAAAAMSFSSVTVIANALRLRRAALDSPAGATAVSSQR
- a CDS encoding TolC family protein codes for the protein MLNSACASVDARPSFDSVAATVAERSGAQPVWSRTAADDEATERAARELLEAPLDDAAAARIALLRNRALIGEIEELGIARADYAQATRLVNPTLAASRRTSGSAPGSNVEVALVADLLDVLVQPARARLAAVEFEAARLRLGQTMLDLVADARTGYVVLVAAEESLERVALVRDLTRAAAKLARRQAAAGNLAERDVALFEAEEAEATIDLTRAEVEAGGARERFKVLLGLRQEGPAWSVARHLPALPGAEPDLTGLEQQALANRLDLDAARFGVDLVGRALSLKRGTRFFPVGVEVGFSRETELDGVRLEGPQIAIALPIFDTGAASIARLEAEERRARRQLEGLALEIASEVRVRRQELLGARSLVETYEGVLLPKRRAILEQTLLHYNMMLEGVYDLLRARREETGSALAATAALREYWLARIGLERAIGARLIDATPTTTDPSSGGAR
- a CDS encoding copper oxidase, which codes for MISRRTWLSRAALIASGAALVDRARVALGGGAAWAQEPHAGHSQPEVPPATDPRSVHTPAPPPARVASGNLPYTPVITPNGSTLPFVMKDGVKEFHLVAEPVEVEFAPGMKVNAWGYNGSAPGPTIEAVEGDRVRFVVENRLPEHTTIHWHGILLPAGMDGVGGLNQPQIQPGETYVYEFTLRQHGTHLYHPHADEMVQMAMGMMGFFIIHPRRPERRIDRDFCLFPHMFYVRPGTKTPDAAVMLDFNLFTFNGKVYPGTEALVCRLGDRTRIRLANLSMTSHPIHLHGHQMWVTETDGGQIPRSAWWPETTVNVFPGTTRAFEFVADNPGDWALHCHKTHHTMNAMGHDVPNLLGVDQKGVSQDISRLVKGYMAMGSTGMAEHAAHSELMPGVPNTLPMMTGTGPFGPIEMGGMFTVLKIRESLASYEDPGWYDYPEGTVARRVGAAPTGS